In Planococcus sp. MB-3u-03, the DNA window CGCCTGGCGTGTCCATGACGGTGATCCCTTCAGGCAACACAGAAGTCGAATGCCCGATGTCGATTTGCGTGACGTCCCCGCTCTTACAGAAATCCTTCACTGCCTGGAAATCATAGTTTTCAGGGAAATACACGGGACGGTCTCCCCTGCGGTTGACGATGGCATAGTCTTTTTCTGCCTTATGGACATTGACGATGTTCGCGCTTGTCGGGATCGGGCTCGATGGCAATAATGTCTCGCCCGTCAAAGCGTTGATCATGGACGATTTTCCGGAGGAGAAATGGCCGGCAAACCCGATGATGAATTGGTCTTTTAAGATTTTGCGCGCAAATAATTCCGCTTTTTCTTCACGTTCCGTATCTTCATTGTCTTTGAAAATCCGGTAAAGATGCGCTGTTTCGATTAATTCCTGTTTATGGTCTGTCGCTGTCATATGTATATCTCCTTCACCGTTACTTCTATTCATCATATCATTTTTTCCAGCAGAACGAAAAACATCCTTCCATTACTGGAAGGATGTTTCTTCATGAAAATCCGTGGATCGACATGCCACCGTCAATGAACAAAGTCTGCCCGGTAATATAGCCCGCTGCATCCGATGCAAGGAACACGACAGGAGATGCGACTTCCGGCAACTCGCCGACGCGTTTCAGCGGTGTCACTGCAAGGATCGAATCCAGGTATTCCTGATCCGACAGCAAATTCTCCGTAAGCGGCGTACGGAAATACCAAGGGCCGATTGCATTGACGCGGATGCCCCGCTCGCCCCATTCCATCGCCATCACTTTCGTCATTTGAATAATTGCTGCTTTAGAAGCCGCATAGACGACGCCTGTTTTCAACGCCCGGTCACCGCCGACAGAACTGACGTTGATGATCGAAGCTCCTTTAGTCATGTGTTTCGCCGCCTCCTGCG includes these proteins:
- a CDS encoding SDR family NAD(P)-dependent oxidoreductase, with translation MLASFRLEGKTAIVTGAGKGIGRAIALALGEAGANVLLVARTESDLEQVLQEMDGDRTSYAVADVTDRNDIQQAVEKANERFGSVDILVNNAGMNIRSKLDDATDSEWHKIMDTNAQSVFMFSQEAAKHMTKGASIINVSSVGGDRALKTGVVYAASKAAIIQMTKVMAMEWGERGIRVNAIGPWYFRTPLTENLLSDQEYLDSILAVTPLKRVGELPEVASPVVFLASDAAGYITGQTLFIDGGMSIHGFS